Sequence from the Ictalurus furcatus strain D&B chromosome 25, Billie_1.0, whole genome shotgun sequence genome:
GTATTTACTGGTAGGTCATTTGATAAAAGCTCATTTGAGTCAAATTAAATATCTTTGTATGATCCTCGACGCAATATTTAACCGTACAGGTTTGGTTATGTGTATATTTCAGATTAGTAATGAAAGAAGAATAGCTCAAAATCTTACTGATGTGTTATTTGAGTTCATTCACTGGGTTAAGTTTGGCACATGAAGAATGGctgaatatatatgaatatatacagctGCATTTatatacagctgtgtgtgtgtgtatatgaaatatatacagCTGCATTTCTCCTAAACTTCTGGTTTTGAGTTCTTTGTATACTTGctgagatctctctctctctcctctccaaaCCAGCTGTGCATTTTGACCATTAGGACTATATCTGAATAAGGATCATCCACATGAAATTCAGGTGTAAATGCACCGGATTCATGTGCATTCATTAAGGCAGATGTAAATCTTGATCATTTGATCCATTTCAGAAGGACTGAGTGGCTTTTTAGATGTTCAGATGTCGTGTAAAGGTGTACGTGTGAATGCTCATCTTGTGGGTGCATGAAGGAAACAAATTTGAGATTTGAATGCTGCCACCGTCTTTTGCGAAAAAACAAAACCGCAACAGAGGAATTTGGTTGATGACGATGAGCCTACTTTTATATTATACGTAAATACAGCAATCAGGTTTTCTTCTGGACAACCGGACACGAGTACATACGTGAACGCTTGTGGTTAAACATTGACAATCCAGATACAAGATGCATGATGAGATGAGCATAACTGCCTAGGGTCATGCAAGTCATTGGCTCTTGAACCGCATTAAGGTTTCTCTTTCTTGAGCTTGCGTATATACTTCCGAGCATGTAGAATGTTTGTGATCGACACTAACTCGCTGCGTATGCTTTCAGGTGTGTTGGCGTGCTCCTTGACGGTCCTCTCTGTCCACGGACTCTACTCTGCCAGTGACGACGTGATCGAGCTCAATCCTTCAAACTTCAACAGGGAGGTTCTGCAGAGTGACAGTTTGTGGCTGGTGGAGTTTTACGCCCCCTGGTGAGTTAAGAACGACAGTGCTTATATTGTTACGCAATACAGGACACATGGCTGTACCTGTCTGCATCCTGCAGGGTTAAAAACCACACTCCTTACAAAGACGAGCCCCACtgttactaatattactacatCACCCACGGCAAATACGGTTAGAGTTAGGGGAAATGGACTAAATGCGTGCGCTTGTCTTCGAATGGGCGTGGGAATGTTGTGGAGTGTGATTCGCTTGTAGGCGTTCCTTGTAATGGGCGTGGTTTGCAGTCTTGCAGGATGTAAACGAACCCGTCTCCGTTTATGAGTTGGCCATAGATGACAATGTTGAATTCATTTAAATGGTGTTCACGTGCCTAATAGCCTTTTTGAACATGGATGTTTTGATTCTGATTTGTGCTTTATTAAGTCTGATGATTTATTGAAAAAGGTGTGGACACTGCCAGAGCCTGGTCCCAGAATGGAAGAAAGCAGCCACAGCTTTGAAGGTAAagttatatctatatatacatgtTCTAGTGCTGTGCTTTtttataaattctttttttttaatatccctCCTGGCTGTTTTTTCCTTCCTCATTGAGTATCTATTCTTCTTCGTAAGGCCAAGCTAGTGAATAATGAATAAGTAGTGACAATTTACAATGATGACAGAAAAAGGCTTAAGGGTCTGTTCTGTAAAGCACAATCACAAAACCAATTCTCACTCGTCACATTTTTAATGATGGTGGATGAATAACGTTTAAACCGTGTGCTGTAAACCAACAGGGTGTTGTTAAAGTGGGAGCCGTTGATGCAGACCAACACAAGTCACTGGGAGGCCAGTATGGAGTTCGTGGTTTCCCCACCATCAAGATCTTTGGTGCTAACAAGCATAAGCCTGAGGACTACCAAGGTACAgatgaccctttttttttttgttttgttttgttttgtttctcttttgtaTGTCGTATTTAAAAACGTGGTGTTATGTTATTTTCAGAACATCAGATTACTGAGAATCTAGAAAGCACAAACTCTTCTGTCTTGAAGACTGGAGTCTTGTGGACATTCCATTACATAAATagttcataaataaaaagttcATTAATATATTGAAAGTTGTAAACTTTGGCAAAtcgctgtagtataagaggaacacTCTTTCTGACATGCAAACTCAAAAActacacatttattattattattattattattattattattattattattattgtgtgagCAAGTTTATCTTGAAAGCCCATTAATAAAAGTCTTTTTGTAGGGCTTGTGGCTGCACAAGTTGGGCTTGATCATGAGTGGGACACATGCCCATTAACATGTCTGTACCCTATACCTGTGCTACAACTCGGTAACCACGGTCACTTCTCTGACAAGTCCTTTTAAGTGTCgtttagatttattcatttagcggacgcttttatccaaagcgacttacacattaggaaatacaagcaaagcgatgtaTCGAGTGGAggacaatacaagtagtgctactgtacaagatttttaatcgtgttctagagaagcaaagaatCTCTCTTCCATATATTGGAGTCTTTACCAGGGTTTACATTACCTGGTGTTATTTCTACTGGTTAATAAACGATAACGGGACTAAAACCCCTGGATACACTCTGGTAATAATTCCGTTATCCTGCGTCCCCATGTAAATCAGGTCCAATCGAATAAGGCTTTCGCTTTTCCTTTTTACATATACCCATTCgtcatctttttttaattatgaatcCACCGCCATGACAAATATGGCTGATGAAACATCATGTTGTGATTCGGATTTCCAGAACTGACTGTTATTGTGCTGTCGGTTGTTGCTTTGTATTACTGCGTATGTAAGACGCAGTATGTAACACGCTTTATGATTAACCGAGGTCATACTTGTATTCACTGCCCAGATCTGTCCGTGTGTGTATTTGAACTCTCTccgtggtgtgtgtttgtacgtAGGTGGACGCAGCAGTCAGGCGATCGTCGAGGCGGCTCTGAATGCAGCGCGATCTCTAGTGAAAGACCGACTGAGTGGAAAGTCTGGAGGTTCTGACTACAGCAGACAGGTACTGAAGTACAcaaaccttttatttatttattttttttaaatcttctttttctctgtcttgtatcattttatttatttttctattttgtcTGATTTTTTTAGAGCTCTGGTGGTGGCAATAAGAAAGACGTGGTGGAGCTGACCGACGATAACTTTGACCGCATGGTTTTGGACGGCGATGCTGtgtggatggtggaattctttgCGCCTTGGTGTGGACACTGTAAAAAGTAAGCTTGTATAAGTTTCCGTAAAGCTCCTAATCTATGCTTTTGATGTCACGCGGTACCGAAAAGAAGAATGCACGTACGTGAATTAAACCTTTGCGACAGGAaggcattttgtatttttagtcGTGGTCTCGGTTATTAATCTGCAGTTCGATCATTTCAGTCTCGAGCCCGAATGGACCGCTGCAGCTACTCAGGTCAAAGAGCAGACCAGTGGTAGAGTGAAGCTGGGAGCCGTAGACGCTACTGTTCATCAGGGTCTGGCAAGCCGCTACGGAGTGAGTCTGATACCTGAATCGTGTGTCAATCACTTTCATATCTGTCTAGAAATTGGTTTTGAGGATTGAAAACTCTTGCCTTGATTTACTGAtagtcttttttaattttatcatTTGTAGATCAAAGGATTCCCTACCATTAAGATCTTCCGAAAAGGAGAGGAACCGGAGGACTACCAGGGCGGACGCACGCGCTCGGACATCATTGCCCGTGCCGTTGACCTTTTCTCAGACAATGCCCCTCCTCCAGAACTACTAGAGGTCTGATCATTTTTCCCCCTGTTTCCTTAAGCTAAGCTAGCTGCTCAGCGATCACTGCTTTCTAGaactgtgcttttgtttatattttaaggGATTCAATTGTGTATGTTTAATGTAATTGTgcattgtctttttttattttattttttttttttagattttgaaTGAAGACATTTTGAAGAAGACCTGTGAGGATCATCAGCTGTGTATTATTGCTGTTTTGCCTCATATTCTAGATACAGGTATGAGAACATTAGTGCATCGATACACCTACTGTTTAACCATAATCAGCTGTGTACATATagctttgcatgttactggcaTCTTCTCAACCAGCTCAAcctgaagccttttttttttaaaaaagttcccCGAATAGAATAAGGTCTAAATGAAAActgcttgggggggggggggggggggggggattcagTTTCAGTAAATACTACTTAACAAAACActtattacaaaaatacattttggttCAGGAGTAAATTTAACCCTCCTATCATGTTGGTGGGggaaaagttacatccattacgTTACGGGTcgaaatgacttccacagtttaaaatGCACACCATTCAGCAAACCGCTTAGAACattaaacctttattatggcttgtctgAGACAAACcgtaagaagaaatatttgcatataagttcatgaccctaaatgagggaAACGTCACAGAATTTCAAAGAGATTAagcagtatttcagacatctcgaattgtggaaatgggtcaaattgacccataacataataggagggttaaataaatgcatttataataaaaataaatggaatttattaatttttttttttacatttaataagagtcatagaaaataaagtttctttctatttatttatttatttattaattaattaacctgCATGTTCCTTCAACGTATATAATCGGAAATTAAATTGGCAGTATTCcttactgggttttttttttcaggtgcgGCAGGTAGAAATGCCTATCTGGAAGTCATGATGAAGATGGCTGAGAAGTACAAGAAGAAGATGTGGGGGTCAGTACTTGTAGCCTATTTCCATACAGATTCTTTATAAAGTGGACAGAAGATGATTTAATTTAGAGTTAATATGCCtggtaatgtttttaattagtggctttctctttttctgtccaaATCACACTATCCTGTATACGGCCTGGATCCTCtcgcatttatttatttatttttctaatgcCATTTCGGGGAGTTCTTGCCATAGATGGGCTAGCTCGTTTTAATCCCATATtttggtaacaaaaaaaaaaacaactttgtaaGAATAATGATGAAATTTTAGTTTAATTCTGTTCCCTTTCCTTCTTCTGTAGCTGGCTGTGGACTGAATCTGGAGCTCAGATGGAACTCGAGGCCTCTTTGGGGATCGGTGGTTTCGGCTACCCAGCCATGGCAGCTATTAATGCTCGCAAGATGAAGTTTGCTCTTCTTAAAGGCTCGTTCAGTGAGACAGGAATCTATGAGTTCTTGAGGTAATGTTTTGTTTAACGTTCGGTTCCCACATTCCATTGACCGTGGATTTCATTAAGTGCTATTGCAACATTTGGGATGTTTTTGTTCTTCACCTCCACCGTAGGGATCTCTCTGTCGGGCGTGGCTCCACTGCCACAATAACAGGTGGGGCTTTACCCAAGATCCACACTGTAGAAGCCTGGGACGGGAAGGATGGAGTcgtaagtacttttttttttgttgttgttggtcgAGGTAAACTACTTTTAATGTAGCAATGCTTTATctttttacagtaaaaaaaaaaaacaccaacacagTGGAAAATTTTCAGAAACATAGCTGTAGAAGTATAGATTAAAACtaagaataaattaatatttcatgTCCTGCATATTACATCTGCTATATAAAGGTTATCAACACCCATTTGGAGCGTCCTTGTCACAATTAACAGAAGAAATGTCAAGCCTGTCCTCACAAGACCTTCTCCTGTCTTTTCCATTCCCTCAGCTTCCTGTGGAGGATGACATTGACTTGAGTGATGTGGATCTGGATGACTTGGACAAGGATGAATTATGAGTTCATAGGCTGTGCAAGGCTTGTCTAGTTTGAACCTGCCTCTCCTCTCCCATGGATGAGGGGAAAACTGGGACATTAAGTTACTGAACACTCTTGAAAACAAAGACTCACAATGTCTCACTTTTAACTTCTCTCCAATCGTTTGCAATGAGGCGGGATCGGGATTTAAATCATGGTCGCTTTAGCTTTGCCTTACAGGCCTCCTTTCTGTTTGATCGGTTGACTGTTTGGATGTTGAACAGAATCGTCATTTCACTTTTCCCTGTCCAGCTGTACCCACTACACATAGCTTCAGAATTAGGTTTGTTTGCTGTGTTCCCGTGAAATCCTACCCAGCCCTGTGGTCCTCCAATGGTGTCCATTCCTCAGTGAACAATGACTAAAACAGGATAAACTCTTATTAACGGGGGAAAGTAGCTGACCCAGGACGTTCACTGAGGAGAGGAAACTGCTCTAGGCTCCCGGATGCAGTCATGAACGCTTTATATAGCGTGTCCTGGATTTCACCTGCTGTTTCCCctgttgaacatcctattcaTTTTCCCCTTCCAATATGAcgtacttctttttttttgttagcattTCCTTGAGAAGTGAGTCAGTACATCTGCTTTCCACTGTATTTGTGCTGGGCAGGGAGTAAAGTGGGAACTGTGTAGATTTTTCTTACGAGtgctcaatgtttttttttgttatgaaaataataataatgataataataaaaaaggaacaCGGATAAAATGACTGCATTTTATTATGGATGTACAAATCCTACTAAAAGTTGTATTTGTGTACGGTCATCTCTAAGTTTATTTACGATCGTAAATAATGGTTGCTTGCTTGAGTTCTCAATACATGATTCATACAAATACAGCATTCAACTGGAAAGGAGCTCACATACATATCTACTGTTGGTTACACTGAGATACAGCAATATTGCTCAAGTGCACAAGCTTCGCTTACTCTACGGACAACGCTCATGAACCAAACGGTCGACGTGAACGCTAGTTTTGGCAAATCGCTCTTGATGAAGCGTAGCATAGTGGCAGAATTATATACTATAAAACTATGTAAGCTGGCGAAGAGGAAAGACTAAAACGGAAAAAGTTTAAAACAAATTCAATACGAGACTAAAACACTGAAGGATTTACTTTACCATTTCGATAAACGGATATAGTTACATCTGCAGAACCAAATCAATTGTACACTTACATTTGGATTTTTGGACTGAGCTTTAacttactactacttctactaagtgctacttgtgtgtttgtgtgtgtgtgtttgcatattgggtttaaaagaaagggggaaaaacatgGGTTCCTTATTCCCATGGCTCTGAAATATCCAGATGAATTCTTCTAAAGCCGGTTTGAACTGCATCAAAAATGACCAATGCTTTTACCTCAAAAGGAGCTCCCTTTTATAGTCATATTAATTAACTGGCTGTCTCGACTGTCTGATATTCAGCGCGTTAAATTTTTTTCGGAAATGATTTGGCACATCCCAATGAATATAATCCTCCTTTAACAGAAAGTACTAGATTGGGCGAAATCTGTGAGCGCATCTGCGTAATAAACTGAGCAGATTTTGTGACTAACATATCACATATAGGAAGCTGATTTATTACTCAAACGCAGTCCATGCCTTGGAGAGCACCCAGCTGATCCTCCTATcgaagtgtgaatgtgtgaccTGGTTTTCTGGGGGTGTCGTTGCTTTCACGACTAGCGAGGAGTGCTCTGATCAGACTGAAGCAGTCGGACAATGGAGGGATCGCTCTTGGCACCTTTGATGAACTCCTCCAGGGAAAGCCTTCCTGCAATATGAAAGAGACAAAAGGTCAGTGATGTCATAACCAGGCATTTTTCCATTATTAGGCGAATTATATCGGAATGTCATTTCACGATAcgtgtttaaaacaaaaagccGAGAACGCAAAATTTAGGGGAGGGACCACGGCGGAAATTAGAGAAGGAAACAGTCCGGGTTCTACTGCTAATTTGTCTTAAAAGATTACTTGTTGCTAAGGTGCAGTTTATACACTGTTGTGTTATCTCTCGATCGAGGTTTTGTTGAATTTGTATTGAATTGCCTGAATACTGAAACTGATGAGAGACCACATCACTTCAATAGTACTGGccgttcattcatttatctatctctagtaagcgctttatccgggtaagggtggtggtagtgggtCCAGAGCCACTGAGCGTGAATGCAGGAATATAGCacggatgggacaccagtctatcacagggcaccatgtacaCTTAgcagtccctctaggattttgcGATTATAgacatgaatgcaaaatcaagcaaacttgagcttgtaatttttcaaaatgactgcaGATTTGGGACACGTCCTGGCATCATCGCAGtacgcgttcagccaaagccctcttcgattcgtgtgcgtcgaacgtgagtacagctaaaaggtctcgtttaccaacaaacatcgctgtgaaagcgtgcaaaacaatttcgtacaATGGCAATTTAGCCAGTTCTACTTTACAGCAtgtggcagacgcccttatccagagcagcttacaatgatct
This genomic interval carries:
- the pdia6 gene encoding protein disulfide-isomerase A6, translating into MRAFFGVLACSLTVLSVHGLYSASDDVIELNPSNFNREVLQSDSLWLVEFYAPWCGHCQSLVPEWKKAATALKGVVKVGAVDADQHKSLGGQYGVRGFPTIKIFGANKHKPEDYQGGRSSQAIVEAALNAARSLVKDRLSGKSGGSDYSRQSSGGGNKKDVVELTDDNFDRMVLDGDAVWMVEFFAPWCGHCKNLEPEWTAAATQVKEQTSGRVKLGAVDATVHQGLASRYGIKGFPTIKIFRKGEEPEDYQGGRTRSDIIARAVDLFSDNAPPPELLEILNEDILKKTCEDHQLCIIAVLPHILDTGAAGRNAYLEVMMKMAEKYKKKMWGWLWTESGAQMELEASLGIGGFGYPAMAAINARKMKFALLKGSFSETGIYEFLRDLSVGRGSTATITGGALPKIHTVEAWDGKDGVLPVEDDIDLSDVDLDDLDKDEL